GCGGTAGGTGAGGATGCGGTAGAGCCGGGCCAGGTCGGCGGGGCCGTACAGCCGGTAGCCCGCGTCGGTGCGCTCCTGTGGGCACAGCAGGCCGATGTCGTCGTAATGGTGCAGAGTACGGATGCTGACGCGGGTGAGCACGGCGACCTCGCCCACAGTCCAGTGGGCGGTACTGAGGGTGGGGGTGGCCTCCATGCCCGGCAGCGTACGTCCTGACGCGGCGTGAGGGTCAAGGGGCCGCGTATGCTCGCTGACATGACCGCACCGCCCACTGACCTGGAGACCATGGCGCTGGCGGGGCGCGAACGGGCGGTCTTCACCCGGCCCCCAGGGCTGCGCGGCGTGGAGCTGCTGTCGGCGACCTTCGTCAGCCACCGCTACCTGCCGCACGCGCACGACACTGTGGCGCTGGCCCTGATCGAGCGGGGCGCCGAGCGGTACCGGTACCGGGGCGCGCAGGTGCGGGCCGGCGTGGGCGAGGTGGCGACCGTGCTGCCGGGCGAAATGCACACGGGGGAGGCGGTCACGCCCGACGGGTGGTCTTACCGCGTGCTGTACCTGCATCCAGACTGGCTGGTCGGCGCGGATGGGCGCCCCCTGGCCGGCTTCCGGAACGACGTCCTGGCCGACGCCGCCCTGAGCCGGGCGCTGAGGCGGGCGCACCGGGCGCTGCTGTCGGCCGACGCGACCACCCTCGCGCGCGAGACGGTATTGCACGGCGTGATCGACCACCTGTCTGTCCACGCCGACCACAGGATCGGCCGGGAGTTGCCCAGGGTTCCGGAGGCCGTATGGTCGGTGAAGGCCCGGCTGGACGCGACCCCGGAGGCCGCCGTCAGCTTGAGCGACCTGGCGGCGGGGGTGGGCCTGAGCGCCTCTCACCTGAGCCGGTCGTTCACGCAGAGCGTGGGCGCGCCCCCCCACGCGTACCAGATGGCGGCGCGCGTCCGGCTGGCCCGCGCCCTGCTCGACTCGGGCGAGAGTGTCGCCGGAGCGGCGCTCAGGGCAGGCTTCGCAGACCAGAGTCACCTGACCCGCGTGTTCCGGCGGGTAGTGGGACTCACGCCGGGCGTCTACCAGCGGTCTCTGTGAGGGCAGGATCGTACAAGACGCCGGGCGGCCCCGCCCGCTAGCCTGACCTCGATGAGCGAGTCGTTGTCCTTCTGGCCGACCTTCTGGCGCGGCTTCCGCGTGATGGTGCCCCTGTGGCCGGGCATGGTTCCGTTCGCGGTGGCCTACGCGGTCACCGCGCGCGGCGCGGGCCTGAGCGTGTGGGACACCCAGGCGATGAGCCTGACGGTGTTCGCCGGAGCCAGCCAGTTCGCAGCGGCGGGCCTGTTCGCATCCGGGGCGTCGGCGGTGGGGATCGTCCTCACGACGTTTCTGCTGAACGCCCGTCACGTCCTGTACGGCCTGAGTCTGGCCCAGATCCTGCCCCTGTCGCCCCGGCAACGGCTGGTGGCCGCGCAGTTCCTGACGGACGAGGCCTACGGCATGAGCACGGTTCACGGCCCGCGCGACCTGGGCGGTTTGAGTTTCGCCTTCCTGCTGGGCACGGAACTAAGCCTGTACAGCGTGTGGAATGCGTCCACGCTGCTCGGCGCCCTGGCCGGGCAGGTGCTGCCGGATCCGGCGGCGCTGGGGGTGGGCGTGATCTTCCCGCTGGCCTTCCTGATGCTGCTGGTGCCCCTGGTGGCCAGCCGCATGGCGCTGGTCGTGGCGTTGGGGTCCGGACTGGTCGCGTGGGGGCTTTCCCGCCTTCTGCCCGGCGGTCTGGTGATCCTGCTGACCGGGGTGGGCGGCGCGCTGCTGGGGGCGTGGCTGACCACCCGCCGGAGCGCTCCATGAGTCCACTGCTGGTGATCGTTGCGATGTGGGTGGTGACCTACCCGGTGCGCTGGCTGGGGCTGCGGCTGGGAGGGACGCGCTTGCCGCCCTTCTGGCTGGCCTTTCTGCGCTTCGTGCCGGTCAGCGTGTTCGCCGCATTGGTCGTCCCGGAGCTGCTCGGCACGCCGGAGTGGCCACGCCGCGTGGTGGGCGCGCTGGTGGGCGCGGCCCTGATGTGGCGCACGCGGAATCTGGCCCTGGGCATCCTGGGCGGCTTCGCCGCGTACTGGGTGGCCCGGCTGGCCGGCGCGTGATCCGGGCATACGGCGGGAGCGCTCACCTGGGCGCGCTATGCTGGGCGGCGCATGACGAGTCTCCCGCCCTCCCCCACCAGGATCGACGGAAAGTACGACGTGTTGCGCGAACTGTCGCGCCAGGGCAACGTCACCCTGTCCGAGGTGCGCGCCGCACAGGGCGTAACCCGGACGGTCGCATGGTTCGACGTGGCGACCCCCACCGCCCGCCAGGCGTTCCACAGTTACCGGTCCGTGCTCCGCGCCCTGAACCCCGCGGGCCTGACGGATGTGGTGGCGCGTCCCGGCGCGTACTACACGGTGTGGCAGGCCATCGCCGGCGCGCCCCTCTCAGCGTTCCTGGCCCAGAGTGTCCGACCCGCCGAGGCGGTCGAGGCCCTGCGTACTCTGGCCGCCCGGCTGGCCGAGCACGGGTACGCCCTGCCCGACGCGGACGTGGTCGTGGATGGACACGACGCCCGGATCGCGTTCCTGCATGCGCTGGACGCGCCGCGCTCCCCCGAGAACGTGGCGGCCCTGAACACGCAGACGCTCGCCTCGCTCAATGGAGGCCGGGTGCGGCGCCCGCGGCAGCCGGGGGCCTGGCTGGCCTTCGTGCCCGGCCTGCTGTTCCTGGGGGGCGCGGGGTACCTGGGCGCGCAGGCCGCGCAGACGTACCTGAATCCGCCGATACGTGAGGTCACGGACGTGACCGGCCAGGAGGCGCAGGCGGCCGCCCGCAAGCTGAGCGCCCTGGGCTTCCGGGTCGAGTACACGCAGGGCCAGACCGGTGGACGGGCCATCGGGTCGATCATCCGGCAGGATCCGCCCGCCGGAACCAATCTGCCCCTGGGCCGCTTGATCACGCTGACCGTGAACAACCCCCCGGCCACCGAGGTGCCCCGCCTGGAGGAGATGAACGTCTCACAGGCGAAGGATGCCCTGAAAGACCGGGCCATGGTGCTCGGCAAGGTCATCAAGGTCGACGGCACGCTCACGAACACCCCGGAGGGCCGGATCGTGAGCCAGTTGCCGGAACCCGGCTCGTCCGCGCAGCGTGGGCAGCAGGTGCAGGTCATGGTGAGCACCGGCGTGGCCGGCAAGGAAACATGGCTGCCGCTGCTCACGGGCCTCACGGTCGAGCAGGCCAAGCAGCATGCCCGCGCCGCCGGGCTGATCGTCACGCAGGTCAAGGAGCAGCCGAGCGAGAAGGACGCGGGCACGGTGCTCGGGCAGACGCCCGCCGCCTTCGTGCGCGTGGCCTCGGGCAGTCCGGTCGTGCTCACGGTGGCCGTCGCCCGCTACAGCGCGCCCAGCCGCCCGGCCGACAGCCTGCCGCTGCCGCCCGTGTACGTTCCACCGACCCCCGTTCAGCCCGAACCCGCGCAGCCGGAGGTGCCGGCCCAGCCGGAAGCGCCCGCACCGGATTCCACGACCACACCATCCACCACACCGACCGATGGCTCCACGGCGCCGGTCGTTCCCGTGACACCAGAGACCATTCCGGCCACACCCGGCACCTCGACCCCGGACACCACCGCCCCGACGACCGGCACGTCCAGCCCAACCCCGACCAGCCCCGACGCCACGCCCGCCGCAACCACGCCCGACACGGCCGCGCGCACGGTGACCTTCCGCTACACCTTCCCGGCGAACCTGCCCGACGGCTCGTACTCCGTGGTCGTGAAGGATGCAAACGGCGAGAGGCAGATCATGCCGGCCGCCGACGCCGGCGTGCTGCGCGGTCTGGCCGCCACCAGCGCGGAGGCGCCCGTGACCGGCGACGCCGTGTTCATCATCCGCAAGGACGGCGTGGATTTCGCCACCGTGACGCCCTGAGCGCCGTGATAGCCCTGAAGGCATGATCTACCTCGACTACGCTGCGACCCATCCGATGCGGCGGGAAGCGCTCGACGCCTACGCACGCGCGGCAGCCCTGCCGGGCAATCCGGCCAGCGTGCACGCGGCCGGTCAGGCGGCGCGTGAACGTCTGGAAGAGGGCCGGGCGCGGGTGGCCGCCGCGTTCGGCGTCGATCCGCGCACGCTGATCGCCAACAGTGGCGGCACCGAGGGTGACAATCACGTCCTGATCGGTACTGCGCGGTCGTGGCAGGACAGACACAGCCGCCCTGGCCACATGATCACCACGCCCACTGAGCACTCGGCGGTTCTGGCCCCCGCCCGCTGGTTGCAGGCGCAGGGCTGGGAGGTGACGTTCCTGACGCCGGATCGGCATGGCCGCTACGATCCGGTCGAACTCGCGGGCGCCCTGCGGGACGACACGGCCCTGGTGTCCGTCCACCACGCGAACAACGAGCTTGGCAGCGTGCAGGACACTGCGGCCCTCTGCGCCGTGGCCCGAGACCGCGGGGTGCCCTACCACACGGATGCCGTGCAGGCCCCCGGCGTCCTGCGGGTCGACCTGCCCGGCTGGGGCGTGGATTTCGCGACCTTCAGCGCGCACAAGTGGGGCGGGCCACGCGGCGTGGGATTCGTGTACATCCGACGCGGCACGGTGCTGGCTCCGGTCACGCTGGGTGGCGGGCAGGAGGGCGGCCTGCGCCCCGGCACGCAGGACACAGCGGGTGTCTCTGCGGCGGGCGTGGCCCTGACTGTGGCCGAGGCGGAACGCGAGGCGACCTTCGCCCACCTCCGTATCCTGCGCGAGCGGTTCGTGCAGGCCGTGTCGGACGTTCCCGGCGTGCTGTTCAACCACGCGCCAGACGGCAGTCCGAAGGTCGTGAACCTGACCATTCCCGGCACGGATGGCGAGGCCCTGCTGATGAACCTCGACATGCTTGGCATTGCCGCCAGTGCGGGCAGCGCGTGCAGCGCGGGAACCATGCAGCCCAGCCACGTCCTCACCGCCATCGGCCTGAGCGAAGCGGACGCCCGCTCGTCGCTGCGCTTCAGTTTCGGCGCAGCCACCACAGGGACAGAGGTGGACGAGGCGGCGAGGGCACTGGTTCAGGCGGCCAACTGGAGTCGCACGTAACGACCGCGTTCTGCCCGTTCAGTGGTCGACGATCCAAACCCGCGAGCTGAACGGCGGTGAGTCCGTGACAGCCAGCTCGTCTGCGCCCGGCACCTCGTACCATCCGGCCCACTCGTCCAGCTGTTCCCGCGTGACCGGAAACGTATCGGGCGGGCGCAGCTGGTTGCGGCGTTTCAGGCGATCCCACAACGTGTCGAGGGGCACGTCCAGCACATGCAGCTCGAAGTTCACCCCGAGGGCCGCCGACCGGGTGCGGAACAGGTCGCGTTCCTCCCGCGCCCAGCAGCCGTAATCGAGGATCACGTTCACGCCCAGACCCAGGGCACGGGCCGCCACACCCCACAGCAGGACGGATTCCAGCACCCAGCGTTTCTCGCCCGATTCTCCGGCCCCGAACAGGGGGGTCATCCACTCGTCCGGCGTCAGGCGCAGCGCGGCGTGTTCGACCTCCAGGCGTCGGGCCAGGGTCGTCTTGCCCGCACCGGGCAGACCGATCAGAAGGTACAGGCAGGCGGTCATGCCGCTCAGGGTAAAGGAGGCGGCCCGCTCCACGGTGGAGCGGGCCGCCGGGCAGTGGATCAGCTGAACTGCGCCAGCACCCCTTCCAGCCGCTCCTTCTGCGCGCCGAAGTCGGCCACGCGGCGTTTTTCTTCCTCGATGACCTCGGCCGGAGCGCGGGCCACGAAGCCCTCGTTGTTCAGCTTGCCCTGCGCCTGCTTGATCTGCTTGTCGAACTCGGCGAGGCGTTTTTTCTGCTTGCCGAGCCAGTCGGCAATGTCCACCGTGCCTTCCAGTGGCGCCCGCACCGTCACACCCTGCTCGACCAGGGTCAGCGTGCGGCCCTCCAGGCTGGGCACCAGGGTCACGCGGGCGATGGCCTCCACTACGGCAGCATTGTCATGCACGGTGCCGGCCAGGTCGCCCTCGACGAGGACATTCAGGCGATCCTGCGGGCTCATGCCCAGTTCGTTCTTCAGGCTGCGGGCGGCGGCCACGGCGGCGCGCAGCGCGGTAAACGCCTGGGTGGCCGCCGTGTCGTGCAGCTCAGCGTGCTGGATCGGCCAGGTATGCACGGCAAGCTGCTGCCGGTGCCCGAGCGAGGCGTAGATCTCGCTGGTCACGAAGGGCATGAAGGGGTGCAGGAGTTTCAGGATGTGCTCCAGCACGGCCTTCAGCGTGGCGAGGGTGCCGAGGTTGCCGGCGCTCAGGGCAGGTTTGGCCGCCTCGATGTACCAGTCGCAGAATTCGTCCCAGGTGAAGGCGTAGAGCACGCGGATCGCGGCCCCCAGGTCGAAGTCGTTCAGGTGCGCGGTGGCCTCGGCAGTCACGGAGTTCAGGCGGGAGATGATCCAGCGGTCGGCGAGGCTCAGTTCAGAGCGCTCCTTCAGGGCCGCAATGATGTCGCGGCTGCGTGGCATCGGCCCGGTCGGCGCTTCGGAGGCGGCGCGCACGTAGCGGGTCAGGTCGTCCGTGCCGGTCAGGGCGGCGGTGGCCTCACCCAGGCGCATGCGGGCGAAACGCGCAGCATTCCAGAGCTTGTTCACGAAGTTCCGGCCCTGCTCGAAGCGCCGGGGATCGTGCCGGATGTCCTGACCGCCGGTCGACAGGAACGCGAAGGCGAACCGGCAGGCGTCCACGCCGTACTGGTCGAACAGGTTCAGGGGATCGATGCCGTTGCCCTTGCTCTTGGACATCTTCTGGCCCTTCTCGTCCAGGTACAGGCCGTGCAGCATGACCGTGCTGAAGGGCGACTGGCCGGTCAGGCCATATCCGGCCATCTGCATGCGCGCCACCCAGAAGAACAGGATGTCGTAGCCGGTCACCAGCACCTGCGTGGGGTAGAACTTCCGGAAATCCTCGCTGTCCACGTCCGGCCAGCCGAGGGTGCTGAACGGCCACAGGTTGCTGGAGAACCACGTGTCGAACACGTCCGGATCGCGGGTCAGGGTCAGGTGAGCGTAGCGGGGATCCTGGTCGCAGTCCAGATCGGGATTCTCGGGATCCGGCACGTAGATCGTGCCCTGATCGTCGTACCACGCGGGAATCTGGTGGCCCCACCACAGCTGCCGGCTGATGTTCCAGTCGCGAATGTTCTCCAGCCAGTCACGGTTCACCTTGGCGTAGCGTTCGGGAGTGAGGTGGATCTCGCCCTTCTCCAGGCCGTCCAGCACCTGCTGCGCGAAGGGCTTCATGTGCACGAACCATTGCGTAGACACGATCGGCTCGACGGGTACCTTGGTGCGCTCGCTCAGGCCGATGGCCGTGTCGTGGTCTTCTTCCTCGATCAGGTCGCCGGATTCGGTCAGGGCCTTCACGACGGCCTTGCGCGCGGCGAAGCGTTCCATGCCCCGGAAGGCGTCAGGCACGAGGTCGCCGGTCAGGTTCCCGGTCAGGTCGATTACGCTGGGCCGGGCGAGCCCATGACGCTCCCCGATCTCGAAGTCGGTGGGATCGTGCGCGGGCGTGATCTTCAGGGCACCCACGCCGAACTCCATCTCCACGGCGTCGTCCGCGATGATCGGCACGTAGCGGTCGGTCAGGGGAATGCGGGCTTCGTGACCGATCAGATGCGCGAACCGCTCATCGGTGGGATGCACGGCGATGGCCTGATCCGCGAAGATCGTCTCCGGGCGCACCGTGGCAATGCGGATCTCGCCGGGCTCGCCGTTGCTGGACAGTGCCTGCGGATCGCGCAGTTTGTACGACAGGGTGGTCATCTTGCCCCGTCTCACCTCACGGTCGATCTCCAGTTCGCTCAGGGTGGTCTGCGCGGCCACGTCCCAGTTCACGATCCGCTCGCCCCGGTACGCGGCCCCGTCGTGATAGAGCTTCACGAACTGGTGGCGCACGGCGCGGCTCAGACCCTCGTCCATGGTGAAGCGCTCACGCGTCCAGTCCGCACTTACGCCCAGGCGCGACAGCTGGTTCAGGATCATGCCGCCAGATTCGGCCTTCCACTCCCACACGTTGTCCAGAAAGCGCTCACGGCCCAGGTCATGGCGGGACACGCCCTGCTCGCGCAGCTGCCGCTCCACCACCACCTGCGTGCTGATCCCGGCATGATCCATGCCCGGCAGGTACAGCGCCTCGAAGCCCGCCATGCGCTTGAACCGGATCAGGGTGTCGATCAGGGTGTTGTCCAGCGCGTGCCCCAGGTGCAGATTCCCCGTCACGTTCGGCGGCGGGATCACGATCGTGAACGGTTCCTTGCCGCTGGTGGCATCGGCCCGGAACGGCTCGCTGCGCCAGCGCTGCGCCCACTTCGGCTCGACGGTCTGCGGGTCGAAGGTCTTCGCCAGGGCGGAATCGGTGTCTGGGGCGGCATCGGCAGCCGAGATGGAAGTGGCGTCAGTCATGCGTGGTTCTCCTGAATTGGCGTGGGGAAGATCCTGAATTCGTGAATGGGCGACAGCCAGGGCCGGGCGGCATGGAGGGGGAACCAGCGGAAGGCGACCCGTTCCCCCACCATCGGCCGTTCGCAAGCGGAGGCCAGCGCTGGGGTTCTGCCGGGGACGACGTCGCCCGTTGGCAGCTGTACGCCCGCATCCAGCAGGGCACTTTCGCGCAGGCCACGCGCGACGCTATCCTCGCGGGCCGTGTACTGGCTTGGGTAGAACGTGACCATGCGTTGACCTCCCTCGCTGATCCGGCACCGCGAAACGCCCGTCCGCCGGAGTGCTCCGTGTGCGGACGAGACTCTTGTCCCGTGGTACCACCGCTGTTCCCCACTGCATGTGGGACACTCGTTTCACGCGGTAACGGGCGTACCCGGACGGCTCTACCTTCCTGGCGGAGTTCTGCCGTCATGCTCGCGGGTGACGTTCGCCGGTGGCGTTCCGGCCGGGGCTCTCAATCGCGGCCCTGGCTCCCTGTCGGTGCCCCCCGGGTACTCTTCCCGGTCACTGCGCCTGGAAGTATACGGTTCCGCCGCCCGGACTGCATGTGCCAATTGACGCACCCGGCTGCAGGGCAACGACCAGTGGAAGTCTAGTCACCAGTAGGTGGGTCGGCCAGCTCGTAGCGGTACAACAGGGGTTTTTTCAGGAGGCCGCGCGAAACGGCGATGGTGGCGTGCTGGTACGGTACGCCCGTGACGGTCACATTGCCCTCGAAGTCCTGAAGCTGAGTGCCCAGCCGCACGCCACGCTCCAGCACTTCCAGGGTGCCCTCGGCCCGGCTGAGCACGTCGTACGGATGTTCGATCAGGGTGGTGAGTTTCACCGGTTTGCCGCTCAGACTGCGCAATGGATTCGCGGCATTCCCGAACGTGGCGCGCACCTCGGCAGCAATGCGTTCGCAGGTGACTTTCACGCTCAGCGCGTATTCGCCGATGGGAAACTGCACCTCGCGGATCAGGGTCACGCCGTCACCCTCAGCCTCACGGAAGGCACTGAGCAGCGCCTCG
The Deinococcus sp. KSM4-11 DNA segment above includes these coding regions:
- a CDS encoding AAA family ATPase, which encodes MTACLYLLIGLPGAGKTTLARRLEVEHAALRLTPDEWMTPLFGAGESGEKRWVLESVLLWGVAARALGLGVNVILDYGCWAREERDLFRTRSAALGVNFELHVLDVPLDTLWDRLKRRNQLRPPDTFPVTREQLDEWAGWYEVPGADELAVTDSPPFSSRVWIVDH
- a CDS encoding valine--tRNA ligase, whose protein sequence is MTDATSISAADAAPDTDSALAKTFDPQTVEPKWAQRWRSEPFRADATSGKEPFTIVIPPPNVTGNLHLGHALDNTLIDTLIRFKRMAGFEALYLPGMDHAGISTQVVVERQLREQGVSRHDLGRERFLDNVWEWKAESGGMILNQLSRLGVSADWTRERFTMDEGLSRAVRHQFVKLYHDGAAYRGERIVNWDVAAQTTLSELEIDREVRRGKMTTLSYKLRDPQALSSNGEPGEIRIATVRPETIFADQAIAVHPTDERFAHLIGHEARIPLTDRYVPIIADDAVEMEFGVGALKITPAHDPTDFEIGERHGLARPSVIDLTGNLTGDLVPDAFRGMERFAARKAVVKALTESGDLIEEEDHDTAIGLSERTKVPVEPIVSTQWFVHMKPFAQQVLDGLEKGEIHLTPERYAKVNRDWLENIRDWNISRQLWWGHQIPAWYDDQGTIYVPDPENPDLDCDQDPRYAHLTLTRDPDVFDTWFSSNLWPFSTLGWPDVDSEDFRKFYPTQVLVTGYDILFFWVARMQMAGYGLTGQSPFSTVMLHGLYLDEKGQKMSKSKGNGIDPLNLFDQYGVDACRFAFAFLSTGGQDIRHDPRRFEQGRNFVNKLWNAARFARMRLGEATAALTGTDDLTRYVRAASEAPTGPMPRSRDIIAALKERSELSLADRWIISRLNSVTAEATAHLNDFDLGAAIRVLYAFTWDEFCDWYIEAAKPALSAGNLGTLATLKAVLEHILKLLHPFMPFVTSEIYASLGHRQQLAVHTWPIQHAELHDTAATQAFTALRAAVAAARSLKNELGMSPQDRLNVLVEGDLAGTVHDNAAVVEAIARVTLVPSLEGRTLTLVEQGVTVRAPLEGTVDIADWLGKQKKRLAEFDKQIKQAQGKLNNEGFVARAPAEVIEEEKRRVADFGAQKERLEGVLAQFS
- a CDS encoding cysteine desulfurase family protein, with translation MIYLDYAATHPMRREALDAYARAAALPGNPASVHAAGQAARERLEEGRARVAAAFGVDPRTLIANSGGTEGDNHVLIGTARSWQDRHSRPGHMITTPTEHSAVLAPARWLQAQGWEVTFLTPDRHGRYDPVELAGALRDDTALVSVHHANNELGSVQDTAALCAVARDRGVPYHTDAVQAPGVLRVDLPGWGVDFATFSAHKWGGPRGVGFVYIRRGTVLAPVTLGGGQEGGLRPGTQDTAGVSAAGVALTVAEAEREATFAHLRILRERFVQAVSDVPGVLFNHAPDGSPKVVNLTIPGTDGEALLMNLDMLGIAASAGSACSAGTMQPSHVLTAIGLSEADARSSLRFSFGAATTGTEVDEAARALVQAANWSRT
- a CDS encoding AraC family transcriptional regulator; translation: MTAPPTDLETMALAGRERAVFTRPPGLRGVELLSATFVSHRYLPHAHDTVALALIERGAERYRYRGAQVRAGVGEVATVLPGEMHTGEAVTPDGWSYRVLYLHPDWLVGADGRPLAGFRNDVLADAALSRALRRAHRALLSADATTLARETVLHGVIDHLSVHADHRIGRELPRVPEAVWSVKARLDATPEAAVSLSDLAAGVGLSASHLSRSFTQSVGAPPHAYQMAARVRLARALLDSGESVAGAALRAGFADQSHLTRVFRRVVGLTPGVYQRSL
- a CDS encoding AzlC family ABC transporter permease yields the protein MSESLSFWPTFWRGFRVMVPLWPGMVPFAVAYAVTARGAGLSVWDTQAMSLTVFAGASQFAAAGLFASGASAVGIVLTTFLLNARHVLYGLSLAQILPLSPRQRLVAAQFLTDEAYGMSTVHGPRDLGGLSFAFLLGTELSLYSVWNASTLLGALAGQVLPDPAALGVGVIFPLAFLMLLVPLVASRMALVVALGSGLVAWGLSRLLPGGLVILLTGVGGALLGAWLTTRRSAP
- a CDS encoding AzlD domain-containing protein: MSPLLVIVAMWVVTYPVRWLGLRLGGTRLPPFWLAFLRFVPVSVFAALVVPELLGTPEWPRRVVGALVGAALMWRTRNLALGILGGFAAYWVARLAGA
- a CDS encoding PASTA domain-containing protein, with the protein product MTSLPPSPTRIDGKYDVLRELSRQGNVTLSEVRAAQGVTRTVAWFDVATPTARQAFHSYRSVLRALNPAGLTDVVARPGAYYTVWQAIAGAPLSAFLAQSVRPAEAVEALRTLAARLAEHGYALPDADVVVDGHDARIAFLHALDAPRSPENVAALNTQTLASLNGGRVRRPRQPGAWLAFVPGLLFLGGAGYLGAQAAQTYLNPPIREVTDVTGQEAQAAARKLSALGFRVEYTQGQTGGRAIGSIIRQDPPAGTNLPLGRLITLTVNNPPATEVPRLEEMNVSQAKDALKDRAMVLGKVIKVDGTLTNTPEGRIVSQLPEPGSSAQRGQQVQVMVSTGVAGKETWLPLLTGLTVEQAKQHARAAGLIVTQVKEQPSEKDAGTVLGQTPAAFVRVASGSPVVLTVAVARYSAPSRPADSLPLPPVYVPPTPVQPEPAQPEVPAQPEAPAPDSTTTPSTTPTDGSTAPVVPVTPETIPATPGTSTPDTTAPTTGTSSPTPTSPDATPAATTPDTAARTVTFRYTFPANLPDGSYSVVVKDANGERQIMPAADAGVLRGLAATSAEAPVTGDAVFIIRKDGVDFATVTP